One genomic region from Cyanobium usitatum str. Tous encodes:
- a CDS encoding superoxide dismutase, which translates to MAHTLPALPYGLDALEPNISRSTLEFHHGKHHAAYVTNLNNLVAGTDLEAKSLEDTITAVAGDAGKAGVFNNAAQVWNHSFYWQCMKPGGGGQPSGALADKINADFGSYEAFVEQFKTAGATQFGSGWAWLVLDGGTLKVTKTANADLPLAHGQKALLTMDVWEHAYYLDYQNRRPDYMTTYLEKLVNWDFVAANLAAA; encoded by the coding sequence ATGGCTCACACGCTGCCCGCGCTGCCCTACGGCCTCGATGCGCTCGAGCCCAACATCTCCCGCTCCACCCTGGAGTTTCACCACGGCAAGCACCACGCTGCCTACGTGACCAACCTCAACAATCTGGTGGCTGGCACCGACCTTGAGGCCAAAAGCCTGGAAGACACCATCACCGCAGTCGCTGGTGATGCTGGCAAGGCTGGCGTTTTCAACAACGCAGCTCAGGTGTGGAACCACAGCTTTTATTGGCAGTGCATGAAGCCCGGCGGTGGTGGCCAGCCCAGCGGCGCCCTGGCCGACAAGATCAACGCTGATTTCGGCAGCTACGAGGCCTTCGTCGAGCAGTTCAAAACCGCCGGCGCCACCCAGTTCGGCAGCGGCTGGGCCTGGCTGGTGCTCGATGGCGGCACCCTGAAAGTCACCAAGACCGCCAACGCCGACCTGCCCCTGGCCCACGGCCAGAAGGCCCTGCTCACCATGGATGTGTGGGAGCACGCCTACTACCTCGACTACCAGAACCGCCGTCCCGACTACATGACTACCTACCTCGAGAAATTGGTGAACTGGGACTTTGTGGCCGCCAACCTGGCCGCTGCCTGA
- a CDS encoding ribbon-helix-helix domain-containing protein — protein sequence MAMVLGVRVEPELERQLDQLAQQLGKSRSACIREAISQYLIRHGDGEEARRQSERLAQLEQPHWSEQVPNWSDWTA from the coding sequence GTGGCCATGGTGCTCGGCGTGCGGGTGGAACCGGAGCTCGAGCGGCAGCTCGATCAGCTGGCACAGCAACTGGGCAAGAGCCGCAGTGCCTGTATTCGCGAGGCCATCAGTCAGTACCTGATCCGCCACGGCGACGGCGAAGAAGCCCGGCGGCAGTCGGAACGGCTGGCCCAGTTGGAGCAGCCGCACTGGAGTGAGCAGGTGCCCAATTGGAGCGACTGGACCGCATGA
- a CDS encoding type II toxin-antitoxin system PemK/MazF family toxin — protein sequence MTPAAVRRGTVVTVASAGAYSGKPRPAVVVQADRWLQAHPSVTLCPLTSTLSQALLVRIAVGPSPRNGLHKPSQLMVDKLFTVPIQAVGEVVGQLEPDVLVDLDLAMRGWLELP from the coding sequence ATGACACCAGCCGCTGTCCGCCGCGGCACGGTGGTGACCGTGGCCAGTGCCGGTGCCTATTCCGGCAAACCACGGCCGGCGGTGGTGGTGCAGGCGGATCGCTGGCTCCAGGCCCATCCCAGCGTGACCCTCTGCCCCCTGACCAGCACCCTCAGCCAGGCTCTCCTGGTGCGGATCGCCGTGGGGCCCTCACCGCGCAACGGCCTGCACAAGCCCTCCCAGCTGATGGTCGACAAGCTGTTCACCGTGCCGATCCAGGCCGTAGGAGAGGTGGTGGGGCAGCTGGAGCCCGATGTGCTCGTGGATCTGGATCTGGCCATGCGGGGATGGCTGGAGCTGCCCTGA
- the queA gene encoding tRNA preQ1(34) S-adenosylmethionine ribosyltransferase-isomerase QueA: MGVDPVDRLLSSYGYGLPSELIAQRPVEPRHDARLLVVDSIGTGPAPHARHLRVWDLQHELRAGDLLVVNDTRVLHARLEARRASGGAAELLVLEPWQPSGADRQAVNVPGAAPGRWLCLAKPAKRLRPGDSLELIAPGEPPLVVTVLGSDPETGGRIVQFPAACSDAAALEPLLLQYGAIPLPPYIHGHEASDHDRYQTRYAARPGAVAAPTAGLHLSDELLAAIRGRGVELATTTLHVGLGTFRPVETEDLSQLQLHSEWVEVSPELVAAVAACRARGGRVIAIGTTSVRSLEAVAQLHGGELRPHTGPVNLVIQPGYRFAVVQGLLTNFHLPKSSLLLLVSALIGRERLLALYAEAIARQYRFFSYGDAMWIAPEAMSAGAQPLGRP, translated from the coding sequence GTGGGTGTGGATCCAGTCGATCGGCTGCTATCGAGCTACGGCTATGGCCTGCCGAGTGAACTCATCGCTCAGCGGCCGGTGGAGCCCCGTCACGACGCCAGGCTGCTGGTTGTCGATTCCATCGGCACAGGGCCCGCGCCCCATGCCCGCCACCTCAGGGTGTGGGATCTGCAGCACGAGCTCAGGGCGGGTGATCTGCTCGTGGTCAACGACACCCGCGTGCTGCATGCCCGGCTTGAGGCACGCCGCGCCAGCGGCGGAGCCGCCGAGCTACTGGTGCTGGAGCCCTGGCAGCCGTCTGGGGCAGATCGGCAGGCGGTCAATGTCCCCGGTGCAGCCCCAGGGCGTTGGCTGTGCTTGGCCAAACCCGCCAAACGGCTCAGGCCCGGCGACAGCCTGGAGCTGATCGCCCCAGGGGAGCCGCCGCTTGTAGTCACGGTGCTGGGTAGCGATCCTGAAACTGGTGGCCGCATCGTGCAGTTCCCTGCGGCGTGTAGCGATGCCGCGGCGCTGGAGCCGTTGCTGCTGCAGTACGGCGCGATCCCGCTGCCGCCCTACATCCACGGGCACGAAGCTTCCGACCATGACCGCTACCAGACCCGCTATGCCGCCCGGCCGGGAGCCGTTGCGGCGCCAACGGCGGGTCTGCACTTGAGTGATGAGCTGCTCGCGGCAATCCGTGGGCGCGGCGTGGAGCTGGCCACCACCACATTGCATGTGGGCCTGGGCACCTTCCGGCCGGTGGAAACTGAAGACCTGAGCCAGCTGCAGCTGCACAGCGAGTGGGTGGAGGTGTCGCCCGAGCTGGTGGCGGCGGTGGCGGCCTGCAGGGCGCGGGGCGGTCGGGTGATCGCCATCGGCACCACTTCGGTGCGCAGCCTGGAGGCGGTGGCCCAGCTCCATGGCGGCGAGCTGCGGCCCCACACCGGCCCGGTGAATCTGGTGATCCAGCCCGGCTACCGCTTTGCGGTGGTGCAGGGCCTGCTCACCAACTTCCACCTGCCCAAGAGCTCGCTGCTGCTGCTGGTGAGTGCCCTGATCGGCCGCGAGCGCCTGTTGGCGTTGTATGCCGAGGCGATCGCGCGCCAGTACCGCTTCTTCTCCTATGGCGATGCCATGTGGATCGCGCCGGAGGCGATGTCCGCTGGCGCCCAACCCCTTGGACGGCCATAG
- a CDS encoding APC family permease, which produces MSFRQVRKSISLSLVGSPLPTSAAHQECLPNGQAMAVLSSDALSSVAYATDQTLAVLILAGSAALSWSLPITLAVIALVAIVVLSYQQTLHAYPEGGGCYIVARANLGITTGLVGAAALLIDYSLTAGVSLMAGTQALTSYLPALLPWQVPIALVLLVFVGWINLRGMSESGRLFSLPVYAFIAMVALLVGFGLVDLVLRHGFVPEPTPPVQAIAPLSLFLVLRAFSSGCSAMTGIEAIANGVQVFRDPAAANARATMAVMGLILSLMFLGISLLAWMYGVDPSSNQTTMAILGERIFGASNPLYPALQLFTLLILMLAANTAFADFPRLGAMLACDSHLPRLMAFRGDRLVFQNGILVLIGLAGLIIVFCKGDTTMAINLYAVGVFLAFTISQSGMVLYRLHQRGSAWRWRALMNGFGALFTGLVLAVVVFSKFSSGAWLVVLLIPSLVWILALIKKRYGRLQHALDFDESDEMIESVLPPYSEVSIAPADPGQGPIVVCLEALDRAAIAAVRQACRMSRQVSVLFVYSSHHNPQRIREHWDRQIGQSLGVALTLKESPYASFIDPLVEMVHAIERGAIEGSQPEQRLTVLMPEVISTGWLDGLLLNQSVDLVSAALRDRGSRIFSRYRYYLQV; this is translated from the coding sequence ATGTCATTCAGGCAGGTACGCAAGAGCATCAGCCTCTCACTGGTGGGCAGTCCCCTGCCCACCAGTGCGGCCCATCAGGAATGCCTGCCAAATGGGCAGGCGATGGCCGTGCTCTCATCCGATGCCTTGTCATCGGTCGCCTACGCCACTGATCAGACCCTGGCGGTGTTGATCCTGGCCGGCAGCGCGGCCTTGAGCTGGTCGCTGCCGATCACCTTGGCCGTGATCGCCCTTGTGGCGATTGTGGTTCTTTCCTACCAACAGACGCTGCATGCCTACCCAGAAGGCGGCGGTTGTTACATCGTGGCCCGCGCCAACCTCGGCATCACCACGGGCCTGGTGGGGGCAGCAGCGCTGCTGATCGACTATTCACTCACGGCTGGCGTGAGCCTGATGGCGGGCACCCAGGCCCTCACCTCCTATCTGCCCGCCTTGCTTCCTTGGCAGGTTCCCATCGCCCTTGTGCTGCTGGTGTTCGTGGGCTGGATAAACCTGCGCGGCATGAGCGAATCGGGCCGTCTGTTTTCCTTGCCGGTCTACGCCTTCATAGCCATGGTGGCGCTGCTGGTGGGCTTTGGCCTCGTGGATCTGGTGTTGCGCCATGGTTTTGTGCCAGAGCCCACTCCACCGGTTCAGGCGATCGCTCCCCTCTCCCTATTTCTGGTGCTGCGAGCGTTTTCTTCAGGCTGCTCAGCCATGACCGGCATCGAAGCGATTGCCAACGGTGTGCAGGTGTTCCGCGATCCCGCCGCGGCAAATGCAAGAGCCACCATGGCGGTGATGGGATTGATCCTTTCGCTGATGTTCCTGGGCATCAGCCTGCTGGCCTGGATGTATGGCGTGGATCCTTCCTCCAATCAGACCACGATGGCGATTTTGGGCGAAAGGATATTTGGCGCTTCCAACCCGCTTTACCCCGCTCTCCAGCTGTTCACGCTGCTGATCTTGATGTTGGCGGCCAACACCGCCTTTGCCGATTTTCCGCGGCTGGGGGCCATGCTGGCCTGCGACAGCCATTTGCCAAGGCTGATGGCATTTCGGGGGGATCGGCTGGTATTTCAGAACGGCATCCTCGTGCTGATTGGCCTCGCTGGCCTGATCATCGTGTTCTGCAAAGGGGACACCACGATGGCGATCAATCTCTATGCCGTGGGGGTGTTTCTGGCTTTCACAATCTCCCAGAGCGGCATGGTCCTCTACCGGCTGCATCAGCGCGGCTCGGCCTGGCGTTGGCGAGCGCTGATGAACGGTTTTGGGGCCCTGTTCACCGGCCTAGTGCTGGCTGTCGTCGTGTTCAGCAAGTTCAGCAGTGGTGCCTGGTTGGTGGTACTGCTTATCCCCTCTTTGGTGTGGATTCTGGCCCTGATCAAAAAACGCTATGGGCGCCTTCAGCATGCCCTTGATTTTGATGAATCCGACGAAATGATCGAATCGGTTCTGCCGCCGTATTCAGAGGTTTCAATCGCCCCTGCGGACCCTGGGCAGGGGCCGATTGTGGTTTGCCTTGAGGCACTTGACCGTGCGGCGATTGCTGCGGTGCGCCAAGCGTGCAGAATGTCGCGCCAAGTGAGTGTGCTGTTTGTTTATTCCTCCCATCACAACCCCCAACGGATCAGGGAGCACTGGGATCGGCAGATCGGCCAGTCTCTGGGAGTAGCCCTAACCCTCAAAGAGAGTCCCTACGCCTCCTTTATTGATCCGCTGGTGGAGATGGTCCATGCCATCGAGCGCGGTGCCATAGAGGGCAGTCAGCCCGAACAGCGACTCACTGTGCTGATGCCCGAGGTCATCAGCACCGGATGGCTGGATGGCCTATTACTCAACCAGAGCGTTGATCTGGTGTCGGCTGCCCTGCGCGATCGCGGCTCCCGCATCTTCAGCCGCTATCGCTACTACCTGCAGGTCTGA